The Candidatus Roseilinea sp. genome contains a region encoding:
- a CDS encoding hypothetical protein (possible pseudo, internal stop codon, frameshifted) produces MQPRLLSLKRALAIFIEHRREVIRRRSAFDLARTKARAHILEGLRIALNFLDEVIRIIRNAPDAEAAKMQLMAQLTLTELQAQAILDMPLRRLAALERQKIEDEYQECLRTIAYLEDLLAHPAKILALIKEDSLKLAEKYGDARRTRIVLDAREDFDDEELIPDKSVLVSITEKGYIKRTPVEAYRAQNRGGRGVSGMATKEEDEVIFLFNARTHDTVLFFTDRGKVYALKAHQIPEADRAAKGAYLANLIALSEREKVTAALPISKQSMALVKAGQGDHDGDTEADGNGEGAPLMDVGEEHGNSDIGAEDEPAMAVPSSNGQAPPTIAMCTRMGKIKRVDLSAFASIRSSGLLCMSLTEGDELSYVRLTPGDGELMLVTAQGQALRFSETLVRRMGRAAGGVRAMRFKKPGDYIAGMEVVEPGGYLLTVTERGYGKCTPLDEYSAKGRGGSGMRTMSSALDVTGELVAARVVQPEDQITIISANGVVLRQRVSDIPKTGRATRGSRLINLREGDTVASVARLAHVD; encoded by the coding sequence TTGCAGCCGCGCCTGCTCAGCCTGAAACGCGCGCTGGCCATTTTCATCGAGCACCGGCGCGAGGTCATCCGCCGACGCAGCGCGTTCGACCTGGCCAGGACCAAAGCGCGCGCCCACATCCTGGAGGGCCTGCGCATCGCGCTGAACTTCCTCGACGAAGTCATTCGCATCATCCGCAATGCGCCGGACGCCGAGGCCGCCAAAATGCAGTTGATGGCGCAGCTCACGCTCACCGAGTTACAGGCGCAAGCGATCTTGGACATGCCACTGCGCCGGTTGGCCGCCCTGGAGCGCCAGAAGATCGAAGACGAGTATCAGGAATGCCTGCGCACCATCGCCTACCTCGAGGACTTGCTGGCCCATCCGGCCAAGATCCTTGCGCTCATCAAGGAGGATTCGCTCAAGCTGGCCGAGAAGTATGGCGACGCCCGCCGCACGCGCATCGTGCTCGATGCCCGCGAGGACTTCGATGACGAAGAGTTGATCCCCGACAAGAGCGTGCTCGTCTCGATCACCGAGAAAGGCTATATCAAACGGACGCCGGTCGAGGCCTACCGCGCCCAAAACCGCGGCGGTCGCGGCGTGAGCGGGATGGCCACCAAAGAGGAAGACGAGGTGATCTTCCTCTTCAACGCCCGCACGCACGACACGGTGTTGTTCTTCACCGACCGCGGCAAGGTCTATGCGCTCAAGGCGCACCAAATTCCCGAAGCCGACCGCGCCGCCAAGGGCGCCTATCTGGCCAACCTGATCGCGCTGAGCGAACGCGAGAAAGTCACGGCCGCTTTGCCCATCTCGAAGCAAAGCATGGCGCTGGTGAAAGCCGGCCAGGGCGACCACGATGGCGACACTGAAGCCGACGGCAACGGCGAAGGTGCGCCGTTGATGGATGTCGGCGAGGAGCACGGCAACTCCGACATCGGCGCGGAGGATGAACCGGCGATGGCTGTGCCCTCGTCCAACGGCCAAGCGCCGCCAACGATCGCCATGTGCACGCGCATGGGCAAGATCAAGCGCGTGGATCTCAGCGCGTTCGCCAGCATCCGCAGCAGCGGTCTGCTGTGCATGTCGCTGACCGAGGGCGACGAGCTGAGCTACGTGCGCCTGACGCCCGGCGATGGCGAGTTGATGCTGGTCACGGCTCAGGGGCAGGCGCTGCGCTTCAGCGAAACGCTCGTGCGTCGCATGGGCCGCGCCGCCGGTGGCGTGCGCGCCATGCGCTTCAAGAAGCCGGGCGACTACATCGCCGGCATGGAAGTAGTCGAGCCAGGGGGGTACTTGCTCACCGTAACCGAGCGCGGCTACGGCAAATGCACCCCGCTCGACGAATACAGCGCCAAAGGCCGCGGCGGCAGCGGCATGCGCACGATGAGTAGCGCGCTGGACGTGACCGGCGAATTGGTGGCGGCGCGCGTGGTGCAGCCCGAAGACCAAATCACCATCATCAGCGCCAACGGCGTAGTGCTGCGCCAGCGCGTCAGCGACATCCCCAAGACCGGCCGCGCCACGCGCGGTTCGCGGCTGATCAATCTGCGCGAGGGCGACACGGTCGCCAGCGTCGCCCGCTTGGCGCACGTAGATTAA
- a CDS encoding hypothetical protein (possible pseudo, frameshifted), which translates to MHDGRIEEISDIRDESDRRGMRIVIELRRGAQPTRVLNRLYKYTALQSTFGVQTLALVPTKTADCSRACSA; encoded by the coding sequence GTGCACGATGGGCGCATCGAGGAGATCAGCGACATCCGCGATGAGAGCGACCGGCGGGGGATGCGCATCGTCATCGAGCTGCGGCGCGGGGCGCAACCGACGCGCGTGCTGAACCGACTCTACAAGTACACCGCGCTGCAGAGCACCTTCGGGGTGCAAACGCTGGCGCTGGTGCCGACGAAAACGGCCGATTGCAGCCGCGCCTGCTCAGCCTGA
- a CDS encoding hypothetical protein (possible pseudo, frameshifted) yields MSETNTSADNNGALSPSEANAGTIEPAAPVGRIRETDIDREVRSAYLDYAMSVIVSRALPDARDGLKPVQRRILYVMYDTGARATAPYRKSARVVGDVLGKYHPHGDSSVYEALARMAQDFSIRYTLIDGQGNFGSVDGDPPAAMRYTEARLSRIAEELLADLDKDTVDWMDNFDGTLQEPSVLPSALPNLLLNGATGIAVGMATNIPPHNLSELCQAVGYLVDNWERLGDVSVEDLMRIVPGPDFPTGGLIIGREGIAAAYATGHGRLVMRGVAAIEEMRGGRHQILITELPYQVNKAALIERIAELGARWAHRGDQRHPR; encoded by the coding sequence GTGAGCGAAACCAACACCAGCGCGGACAACAACGGCGCCCTCTCCCCATCCGAAGCGAACGCCGGGACGATCGAGCCGGCTGCGCCCGTCGGCCGGATTCGCGAGACCGACATCGATCGCGAGGTGCGCAGCGCGTACCTCGATTACGCGATGAGCGTGATCGTCTCTCGCGCGCTGCCCGACGCGCGCGACGGCTTGAAGCCGGTGCAACGCCGCATCCTCTATGTGATGTACGACACCGGCGCGCGTGCGACGGCGCCCTATCGCAAGAGCGCGCGCGTGGTCGGCGATGTGCTCGGCAAATATCACCCCCATGGCGATAGCAGCGTCTACGAGGCGCTGGCCCGCATGGCGCAGGACTTCTCCATCCGCTACACGCTGATAGACGGGCAGGGCAACTTCGGCAGCGTGGATGGCGACCCGCCGGCGGCCATGCGCTACACCGAGGCGCGCCTCTCGCGCATCGCCGAAGAGCTGCTGGCCGACCTGGACAAGGATACGGTGGACTGGATGGACAACTTCGACGGCACGCTGCAAGAACCCAGCGTGCTGCCGTCGGCGTTGCCCAACCTGCTGCTGAACGGTGCGACCGGCATCGCCGTCGGCATGGCCACCAACATCCCGCCGCATAACCTATCTGAGCTGTGCCAGGCCGTCGGCTACTTGGTGGACAACTGGGAGCGCCTGGGGGATGTGTCGGTGGAAGACCTCATGCGGATCGTGCCCGGACCGGATTTCCCCACCGGCGGCTTGATCATCGGGCGCGAAGGCATCGCGGCCGCTTATGCCACCGGCCACGGCCGGCTGGTGATGCGCGGCGTGGCCGCCATCGAGGAGATGCGCGGCGGCCGGCACCAAATTCTCATCACCGAGCTGCCTTACCAAGTGAACAAAGCTGCGCTCATCGAGCGCATCGCCGAGCTTGGTGCACGATGGGCGCATCGAGGAGATCAGCGACATCCGCGATGA
- a CDS encoding dioxygenase codes for MQNWFDLTGKTALVTGGGGVLGSAMAQALADHGARVVLLGRTREKLERAAQRIQARGGQTRWIQGDVTDAQSFSQALESIGDVHILVNAAGTILPEAMTGPGRSLFELSLEAMREVMDVNWMGTVIPSLLVARQFVARGGGVIINVASMASFRPVTRNVAYSASKAALLNFTQWLAVHMAQHYSPGIRVNAIAPGFFLTEINRSLLVEPESGQLTARGQAIIAHTPMGRFGEPEELGGATVFLASEAARFVTGIVIPVDGGHLAFSGV; via the coding sequence ATGCAAAATTGGTTCGATCTGACCGGTAAGACCGCCCTGGTGACAGGCGGCGGCGGCGTGCTGGGCAGCGCCATGGCGCAAGCCCTCGCCGATCATGGCGCGCGTGTGGTGTTGCTGGGCCGCACGCGCGAGAAGCTGGAGCGCGCCGCGCAACGCATTCAAGCGCGCGGCGGCCAAACACGCTGGATTCAGGGCGACGTGACCGACGCGCAATCGTTCAGCCAGGCACTCGAAAGCATCGGCGACGTGCACATCCTCGTCAACGCGGCAGGCACGATTCTGCCCGAGGCGATGACCGGGCCGGGTCGTTCGCTGTTCGAGTTGTCGTTGGAAGCGATGCGCGAGGTGATGGACGTGAACTGGATGGGGACGGTCATCCCCTCCCTGCTCGTGGCGCGTCAGTTCGTCGCCCGTGGCGGCGGCGTCATCATCAACGTCGCCTCGATGGCGTCGTTTCGGCCGGTGACGCGCAACGTGGCGTATTCGGCCTCCAAGGCGGCGCTGCTGAACTTCACCCAGTGGCTGGCGGTGCACATGGCGCAGCACTACTCGCCGGGCATCCGCGTGAATGCCATCGCGCCGGGGTTCTTTCTGACCGAGATCAACCGCTCGCTGCTGGTTGAGCCGGAGAGCGGTCAGCTTACCGCGCGCGGCCAGGCCATCATCGCCCACACGCCCATGGGCCGCTTTGGCGAGCCGGAAGAACTCGGCGGCGCGACGGTCTTCCTCGCGTCGGAGGCGGCGCGCTTTGTCACCGGCATCGTCATTCCGGTGGACGGCGGCCACTTGGCGTTTAGCGGGGTGTGA
- a CDS encoding sugar kinase: MILVLDLGSSSTRAALYDDRAQAVPNAWACAPVDFVVGEDGRCEDDPHAAFERVVAVLDALHAKTSSATPPITDIGIGAYAASLVCLDAHGAPLTPIYTYADTRCAEDARRLRAQHDELATLQRTGCRIRAHYLPAKLAWLARTQPDVFRATRWFASLSDYTRLRLFGHMQAGVSLASWSGLLNRHTGDWDEAWLDALGIARAQLPPIARDVERLEGLRPEWAARWPKFAEARSHPPLGDGAAANIGSGCVDASRIAVTIGSTAAMRVVRRCATGGLQHLPPALWAYRVDHAHELIGGATTEGGNAFAWAQRALRLPDASELEARLAALSPDAHGLTVLPTFAGERSPGYAEDIRATLHGLSLDSDPVEIARALMEAIAYRLAHIGDALRASGAASADAVLVGSGGALRASPTWRQIIADVAGLPLHMASEPEATSRGVAVWVSCQVAGLDIQRQAADPLGNLATHQPVDAHHAIYRAAMARQEELYAKLVRSDR; encoded by the coding sequence ATGATCCTCGTCCTCGACCTCGGCAGCTCGTCCACGCGCGCGGCGCTCTACGACGATCGAGCGCAGGCCGTGCCCAACGCCTGGGCGTGCGCACCGGTGGATTTCGTCGTGGGCGAAGACGGCCGGTGCGAAGATGACCCGCACGCCGCGTTCGAGCGCGTCGTCGCCGTGCTCGACGCGCTGCACGCCAAGACCTCGTCGGCGACGCCGCCGATCACCGACATCGGGATCGGCGCCTACGCCGCTTCGCTGGTGTGCCTCGATGCGCACGGAGCGCCGCTCACGCCGATCTACACCTACGCTGACACGCGCTGCGCAGAGGATGCGCGCCGGCTGCGCGCGCAGCATGACGAGCTGGCGACGTTGCAGCGCACCGGCTGCCGCATCCGCGCCCATTACCTGCCCGCCAAGCTTGCTTGGCTCGCGCGAACGCAGCCGGATGTCTTTCGCGCCACACGCTGGTTTGCCTCGCTCAGCGACTATACGCGCCTGCGCCTGTTCGGCCACATGCAAGCCGGCGTGTCGCTCGCTTCATGGAGCGGGCTATTGAATCGCCACACGGGAGACTGGGACGAAGCTTGGCTGGATGCGCTGGGCATCGCGCGCGCGCAACTCCCGCCGATCGCACGCGACGTTGAGCGTCTGGAGGGACTGCGGCCGGAGTGGGCGGCGCGTTGGCCCAAATTCGCCGAGGCGCGCAGTCATCCGCCGCTCGGCGATGGGGCCGCGGCTAACATTGGCAGCGGATGTGTGGACGCATCGCGGATCGCCGTGACGATCGGCTCAACAGCGGCGATGCGCGTGGTGCGGCGCTGCGCGACGGGCGGGTTGCAGCACCTGCCGCCAGCGCTGTGGGCCTACCGCGTGGATCACGCGCATGAGCTGATCGGCGGTGCGACGACGGAAGGGGGCAACGCCTTTGCCTGGGCGCAACGCGCGCTCCGGCTCCCAGACGCAAGCGAGCTTGAAGCCCGCCTGGCTGCGCTGTCGCCCGACGCCCATGGGTTGACGGTGTTGCCTACGTTCGCCGGCGAGCGGAGCCCCGGCTACGCCGAGGACATCCGCGCGACTTTGCACGGCCTCTCTTTGGATAGCGATCCGGTCGAAATCGCGCGGGCGCTGATGGAAGCTATCGCCTACCGTCTGGCGCACATCGGCGATGCGCTGCGCGCGTCGGGCGCGGCCAGCGCGGATGCGGTGCTGGTCGGCAGCGGTGGCGCGTTGCGGGCTTCGCCAACCTGGCGCCAAATCATCGCCGATGTCGCCGGTCTGCCGCTGCACATGGCCTCCGAACCCGAGGCGACGAGTCGCGGCGTCGCCGTTTGGGTGAGCTGTCAGGTGGCCGGTTTAGACATACAGCGCCAAGCCGCCGATCCGCTCGGCAACTTGGCGACGCATCAGCCGGTTGATGCGCACCATGCAATTTACCGCGCCGCCATGGCGCGACAAGAGGAGCTCTATGCAAAATTGGTTCGATCTGACCGGTAA